The Saccharothrix variisporea genome has a segment encoding these proteins:
- a CDS encoding NADP-dependent oxidoreductase gives MKAIAQNSFGDVDVLSLQELPDPAISFDQVLVEVRAAGVNPVDRLIRLGYAKDTLPHHFPLIPGWDLAGVVRAVGPAVEGFKPGDEVFGYQRKDHVQHGTYAELIAATERGLWHKPAALSFEEAGGLALTGLTALQALRKVGVSEGDTVLVHAAAGGVGHLAVQVARALGAARVIGTASPRNHDYLRSLGAEPVSYGDALVNNVAELVGGDGKVDVALDCVGGAALNDSPALVRDPARIVSIVDTNVLEIGGAYAYAKPVQADLEWLARHAESGELRVTVQQTFPLAEAAEAHKLLEGRHVRGKIVLTV, from the coding sequence GTGAAGGCGATTGCACAGAACTCGTTCGGAGATGTCGACGTCCTCTCGCTCCAGGAGCTGCCCGACCCCGCGATCAGCTTCGACCAGGTCCTGGTGGAGGTGCGGGCGGCGGGCGTGAACCCCGTCGACCGGCTCATCCGCCTCGGGTACGCCAAGGACACCCTGCCCCACCACTTCCCGCTCATCCCCGGCTGGGACCTCGCCGGCGTCGTGCGTGCCGTCGGGCCGGCGGTGGAGGGGTTCAAACCCGGTGACGAGGTGTTCGGCTACCAGCGCAAGGACCACGTGCAGCACGGGACCTACGCGGAGCTGATCGCCGCCACCGAGCGCGGCCTGTGGCACAAGCCCGCCGCGCTGTCGTTCGAGGAAGCGGGTGGGCTGGCGCTGACCGGGCTCACCGCGCTGCAGGCGCTGCGCAAGGTCGGGGTGTCCGAAGGCGACACGGTGCTCGTGCACGCCGCCGCGGGCGGGGTGGGGCACCTGGCCGTGCAGGTCGCGCGGGCGCTGGGCGCCGCCCGGGTCATCGGCACCGCGTCCCCGCGCAACCACGACTACCTGCGCTCACTGGGCGCCGAGCCGGTGTCCTACGGGGACGCGCTGGTCAACAACGTGGCCGAGCTCGTCGGCGGGGACGGCAAGGTCGACGTGGCGCTGGACTGCGTCGGCGGTGCGGCCCTGAACGACTCGCCCGCCCTGGTCCGCGACCCGGCGCGGATCGTGTCCATCGTGGACACCAACGTGCTGGAGATCGGCGGCGCGTACGCCTACGCCAAGCCCGTGCAGGCGGACCTGGAGTGGCTGGCTCGCCACGCCGAGAGCGGGGAACTGCGCGTCACGGTGCAGCAGACGTTCCCGCTGGCGGAGGCGGCGGAGGCGCACAAGCTGCTCGAAGGCAGGCACGTGCGCGGCAAGATCGTGCTGACGGTGTGA